The genomic stretch GGGTCGGATATTAAGTCTGGATACTATTTAGTACGTTAGAGCACTAAATATCTGACTCTGTATTAGTAGTCATATCTGGTGCTATATACCGCGTAACAAACAAGACTTTATAAGTTCACGTGGGTTATAGGTTATTTCTAAGTTATCTTGTTGTCCAAATTTTGATGAACTCACTGGAATTCAAATGTGATGAAATCACATGAATTCCAACACCAATCATTCTTCTGggtttttgattttgattccaTTGCCCTCTGATTTTTTTGGAATGGATTTTCTGGAATTGAAagcgagagagagaagagaagagacgATGTGGAGTAGCTCAAATGGGGTTTTTAATGTTTCTGTGTTGGGCTATATTTGCAggcaaagaaaacaaacatgagtCGCGCCGATTGATGTGTGGGGTCTGGGTTATtgcgaagaagatgaagatctAGCTTAaggttttctttattatttggttctttttctcccttttttagtttttttttttaataaaataattaaatgaatTAACACATGGCACAAATTTAAGTTCCAAATCTGAAAAATGAGGGCTCCGCCCGTGACACAATCATCGTCAATTTAACAAATTAACTAACGATGgtatgaaattaaataaaataataagtaaatgtatgaaattgaaatattttaaactaattaTATGAGATTGCAATTGCATCCAAATCTAAAgtgataaaatgtaatttacttaAGAAATAAGTTCCTGTCTTCCATCAGTTACAAATGTATTTACCCTCTCGTACATAAATTAATCTCTCTTGGAAAAGTAAGTAGAGAAATCAGTTCAAGTGGCTAGCTAACTACTTAAATTCTCTCAACTTTCTTCTTGCGTTCAGGGGTTTCAAGAATGTCGGAATATAACGCGGAGTCCCGTTCGTTTGGTGTGACCAAAAAATCATTTCTGAAAAAACGCGTATGTTCTTACCGTGTTGTATCCTGTGATAACATCTTTGTATATTCTTCTGGTGGTCTTCTGGTGGATAATTGATACATAATCAAGGACTTTGCTTAAGCCTGCTTGCTAAGAGAATTAATCATGGCTTATGGTTGTTTGAATTCAATGCCCTAGCCAGCCAACAGCTGTAATGTTGTTCTTGTCCTCATTGCATCGTCCGGCACAAAAACTGGAGCTAACAATCACGATTTTAATCGGTTTTTGACCAAAACAATCGTAAAATCTATTTTTGTCATTGTCGTCGTATTGTAAGCTTCTCAAAATTCATGCTAGACATTCGCAATATTTTGCACAGCAGGAAAATGACTTCCGGGCACCACTGGTAACTTTTATCGCGTTTTCTATTTTCCagcttcaaatccataaaataaaataaacacttATGAGACTCAATAAATATAGTATATATGCATCGATCACCTAGAAACCGATTCAATAAGGACCCATAGTTGATCAAATCACCTAAATTCCACAAAATCCCTTCTTACCAACCCGGTTTTTGGTCGTGACAGACCCCAAAACCTGGCACGTAACATAACATCTCATATGGAAAGCAGCTCCGGAGGTTCCTTTGTCATGTCGACCGAACATGTGACTTTGAGAACGGAAATGGCTACCTGCAGTTTCCTATCAGTAGGGAAGCCCTCAGTGCGGACTGCGGACACATTCCTTGTCGATTAACTCTGATCAAATGCCATTTTTGCCCTCCCAGTAAGGGAAGGCTATCGTAAATACAACgcttacacaaacacaaaaatgaaTGAAAGTTGTGGTTCTACATGTTAGTAGTACTACAACTTTCTCGTACTATTCAATTATAATTGTTCTATCCAGACTATCCAATTTCAGCCTTCCACTTCATCAACTTCATACCTTCACATAACAAATTTTCTACATATGAACAGTAATCTAATCCAACCCCACCCTCATTATACAAACAAATATAACTACATAGTGTGAGTTCGTATCAAACATACTGTTTCATAATCATCTTCTCATATATGCTATAGAATGACAATGATGGTAATGCTTTAGTTTTATCTACGCAACACCAAGGACAACAAAGTCATTCAGTGTCGtcgattaaaaataaaatcctgAGATAGCACTTCCCCTGCTTAAATTAACACATGAGCAGACACACAAAGCACTGCCAAAATAAATATAGAAAGATGTACAAAAACATGAAACCAAATGGAACAACCACTTGAATCTATTTCCAAGGTGAAGAGTATCTAAAGTTCCAAACGCGTGTTGAAACTCCTCACTTACAAGGCACCTGAAGATTATACCATATGACAAAGAACTAAACAGTTTCCAATTCAAAATATCTACCAACAAGAGATTGCTTTGCAGTGAAATGCACGTATTTGGGTACCTTCACTAACCGCAAAATCTACCCCGCATATGGTAACAGATCTTACATGTCAGTTACATCAGTTAAGAAGTAAACTAATAAACCCATTGCATACCAGTTTTCTGTCTTTCATGAAGATGTTAGTGAAGAGCTTTCGAATCTTGCATGGCCACATTGCCACCCCCACCCACACTCTGAGTCTGTTTTCATAAGCTCGGACTTAGGCACTTTGTCTCTAAAGTCTAAACATGCAACCCTGAGAAGAAGTTGAAGAAGTCTCAAACGAATGGTTAACCCCACATTGCAACCTAAATGGTTTTTGCATTTTACAAGTTCATTAGAACTTGGTAGGTAGTGAAGGCCCTTAAAGCCAGTACGCCAACAAAACAAGTAATCTATTCCAATTGAcgagaacaaagaagaaaggacACAACAAACAGGCAGGAGATACAAAGGGAGCCGTATTCATTAACGTAACAATGGAGGAGTAAGAGAGAGGGCAACATAGGGCAGAAGTAGTAAACAAATACCGGAGCCAAAAGAAAGAGCAGAGCAGTTTGCAGTTTGTAATTGTGATGGTAACATAATGCAACTAAAGATAATGGTATACATAGTACTACAGTGATTTAAAGAACAATAAAAATCtaataaaaggaaagaaaagtacCGGTGATTCTCCTGGACGACAATGAGGGTGTGGGTGTGGATGCTAACTAAGCCTGAGTGCCGCTCAAGGCTTTCATCTGAATGTGGTTGTTGTGGTCGGAGGAGGGAGCGGCGTTGGGCAATACCTCATATGAACCTAATCTTCGGATTCCAACAAACTTGGCAACGACGGCGTAGGCGACCATGACAATGAGCAGGACGAACATGACGTGCACCAAGAACACCAGATCCAGAATGGCCACCGCCCTGTACCGGGACTCGTCCAGGTCGCACTTGGTGGAACCCTCCACCCCGATCACCACGTCCAGGAGCTTGTGGCACCCCTCCGGGATGAACGCCTCCACGTACAGCGACAGCCCCGTCTGCAATACCCACAGCCCCTGCAGGCACATGACCGCCCCTAACCCCACATCCGCTACGAACACCCTCGGCTGGCACGCCAGAACCACGCACAGCCCCGACGCCACCGCCGTGATCCGACCGGAAACCGAGTCGCACTTAGCCTGCAGATCCGACATCTGCACCGACGCCGCACCCCACGACACCAGCGACTGCAGGTAGAAGAGGGCCGCGGCCAGCCCGAACACCAGATCCGAGGGCAGCGGAAGAACCGATGGGGCCCACTCGGAAAGCAGGACAGCCAGCGTGAGCAGCAGAAAGAGGAAGAGGGAGGCCGCGGACTGCAGGGACGTGAATCGGTGTACGGGTGTTCGGCCCTTGAGGAGTGGGTCGGCGTCGAAGGAGGTGAGGGTCTGGTGGACGACGGCGACCAATAGGCAGGCGATGATGGCATAGAGCTGGAGATACCTGAGACGATGATGAGGAGGATTAAGgttggaagaggaagaggagaggggGAAGGGGTGGTAGGGCTTGGCGGCGTAGGACTGTGGAGATTTGAGGTAGTTGCGGGTGGTGGCCACCATGTGGTAGAGTCCCAGTGATACCAGGGCGGAGGAAGACAATATCTGGTACACTAGGGCTGCcatttctctgtctctctctctctcgttcctCTGCTGCTgcttcaatctctctctctctctctctctctctctctctctctctctcagttttGAGTTTCGGAATTTTGAGTCCCGAATCGATTACTTGTTttcgaataaataaaaaaacactcgcaatgaaattaataaataaaaaacgagGTGGAGGCAGACCAAAGGCTAAACACAAGCGGTCATCGTTCGACCTCCGCTCCGATCCCAATCAGATCGTAATCAGATGATCCTCCTAATTACTCAGATCCTCAGAAGACTATGGAAATAGAAGCCGGTGACCGCTGAAGATGATTCACATAACCTCCGCAAACTCTCCTGCCCAATTCACACTACCATCTCAATTCTCAAGACAGTTGCGCTTGaaattgttttgtgtttggGGGCCGGGCCACTTTACTTTTACATGGGCATTGCCATTTACTTATTTTGTGTTTGCTCAGTCAAGAACTGCTTCAACCCCCTTGGGCCGGTCTGATTTCTTATTATCTATATTTCTTCTAATGGCCGCCCGAGCCTGGCATCCATACGACCAAGTCAATAATCTTTAGGAAACGGCATCGTATAAGTGTTGCGGACGCACGCTAGTTGTTGGGCCCACCAAACGATCACTAGAAATAGAAAAGAATTACTCCACGGCTGATCCGTCCGTCTGTTTGACAGGCAAAGTGAGAGAAAGCAGCCACCCAAGGTGCGGCGATGTGTTCGAATCCTCTCCCGGCCTAAACTACTtcggatggagttaaatttgcCGCTATTCAACATACAAGCTAAAATATGGCTGAAAAAACATATCCAAGCTACAAAAATTCATTTGTGAAAGTGACGAATTTTTCATTGTGTGAATTCAGAGAGATTTTGAGTCATTTTAATTCTCGAAGTCAGTCTCAATGCCTCTTGATGGCATCTCTACAGAACCACAAAGGCGAAGGCCTCTCGACGCTCTCTTGACGACGGTATCTCAACGTCATATCAACACTCTCTTAGTGGCATCTCGACAAAATTTCAACAGCATCTCAATGACATTAGTATCTCATTGGCATATCGATGTCTCTAAAATCAATCATGTAAATTCTGGGAAGGGAAATGGGGCATATATGTAACATAACCCTTCaaaatcgttttttttttttttcaaccaaaaactcattGCTGGAAAAGCTTTGTCATCTGGATCTAAGAGCACAGATAGATCATCATAATCCTTCCTAATCTTGGTCAGTGTCATCGTTGGTTTCCAATATTTACATTTCAGAATCGTAATCTTCACCAACAGAATCGTAATCTTCACCATACTCACCTTTTCCTTCTTTCCCATTCATATTCTCATCGTCTCCTTTCCTGGAAGGGAGCTGGAAAGGACATGCATCTTTTAATATACAAGAACAGGACAGCAAAAACTATTAATCCactattaaaaacaaaaaattacaaaaagtaAAACCCAGGAACCACAGTACACGGAGGATAAACCATTGCTaacaaaaacaatcaaaaccGCCGCAAGATAAAAGGAAAGTGAAAAAAGAGACGTTCCAGTTTCCACTCTAATACATGtaaatctcaaccaaaagcTGGAGGACATCAATAAACAAAGAAATGATCGCACAAACAACATTGTCATACATAGGCACAACATGactatgtatgtatgtacttGCACATTATATGATAAGGATGATCACGACGATCACAACGACCACTACCAAAACTGCCAGCACCCACCAACACTGCAACAGACAATAGACCGACATTGAAGATAAGATATACGAAATGACAAATTGGAGATAATCAGAATCCAATTCTAAGATAACCTAAAATTGTTGTGTGATAGGGCGATCTTGTTTGCAAACTACCCTAACATGTCCTATACGAAATCTCTGCTACACCAGACCAGACAGTCTTCTTGCTAGTTTTCActaaacaaaacaaatgaaagtTTGTGTTTGCATGTAAATTCCATTTCTCATTGCAACCTAATGTCTTCTTTTCTGTCCATTATGTGTCACAGTCTAGATGCCATGATGTGGGGATGCTAATTTCCTTTTGTGATAAATGAATTCTTTCACTTCTTTTGTTAACGCTAACAATTCCAAAACACATCCTTTTGCCCTAACAGATCAACCATAAAGTGCTAAACACCCTGTACTAGTGGTAGGTGAGGTAGATAAGAGATGAAAGTTAACtagtttgtttaatttattgtttACTCCTTACCCATGAGCATCTGAATTTAACTCCTTTGGAAGCCTTAGCTAGCTGAACTCTAGCTTGGGTCGTTGCAGAGGAAGAGTTGTCAATGTTTGATTGAATGTCATCTGCAATGATAGAACAATATGCCCGATAAATACAATAAGAGGAAAAAGCTccatgaatgcaaagtgaaagagagctGTATTACCAATGACCACACCCTGCTCATGAACGAGAACAGCAAGGTCCTTGAAAATTTCACTAGCTTCCCCGATTTGTGCTTCTATGTCTCGAATACCCTGTTCCCTCTCCTCAATGATGGCCTCATTGAAAGCAACCTCATTATCAAGCAAAAGTAATTCCTGCCTGTAGGTGAGATGTTGTTTCAAAATAGAATCCTTGTAAACCGTGCATCAAACCAACCCATGTGTAATGGTGTATGCATGCGAAGATGCTCAAACTATTAACTATACATGGTCAGTTGTCGGCCAAAGTTAAGACTCCCTCCCAATGTACAAGGTTCATAGAAGCAACTTGAGACTTTGAGCCACTGAAAATACAATAGAAACCGATGGCCATGGCCATGGGCCCATGGGATGGAATGGGAGCTCCAAGGTTTTTAATAATACAAGAGTTAAAGTCCAACCGAAGATGAAAAGACAAAGGTGGAAGGTGAAGTGAAGGATGATGTGAAATTGGTAATAAGCCAATGAGAGAGGAAATaataaaacgaaaagaaaaaggacTGGAATGTTAGGCAGAGGAAATGATGTGAATGTAGAAGGAGAGCATGGAAATGGATTACCTCTTTTGGTCCTGAAGGAAAGGTTGGCGGTGCTGATCCCTGGTGCTGCTACTGCTAGGCTCCAGATATTCCCCGGAGGCAGAAGCGGAAGCCGCAGAACTGTAGTCAAAGAAAGTACcgaataaaacaagaacaagaacaaggtGCGGAGGTAAGCCAAAAAGTcatacacacaaacacaaaaacacacaaactCAAGTATAAATAGTTAAATTAGAAAGGTGAAAAGAGGAGAAATGTAGTAGGGTAGGGGGTACGTTGGCAAGGAAGGCATGTAAGTAGACTCGCGCTCAGAGGCGAGCTGTTGAACTTTCTGAAATTCTTGCAATGTGGTCTGGAAATCTCTTGCAAGCTTAGCATCTTCGATCTGCTTACTCGGCTgaaaaatcaagacaaaatcCATTTTGTTTTGACtagttttgaaatttgaactaGAAATTAGAAAGTAGAAAGAAATTGTTGGAATGTGATATAGTTTAGCAGATGAAATTCAAAAAGCGGAGGCACTCATGATGAGTGATGAGAGTGAgttgagtgagtgagtgaggtAAAGAAAGAAACGCACATTGACATTGGATTGGCGATCAGATTGGGTGAGGGATTTGAGCTTGGCAGACGTTTCTTTTACCAGCTCAAGTATGCGTTGCCTCGTGTTGTGCCTGCACTTTGCATTTCCACTCGTTACATTACATAATAATGATTCATGAAtgaatttgtatttgtatttgtatttgcataacaaagagagaaagagagacgcACAGCTTCTGGCGGTGATCGGAAGTGTCCTTGGCAGTCCCGATGGCATCGACCATTCTACGGAAAGTGCCAACGGCAGTGTTGATCTGGAATATGCCCGCAGCCACCGCCTGAGGCGGAGACGCCGATGCTTTCCTTCCCCTTCCTCCTCCGCCACTCTGCACATCTTGAAAGCtcatttcttcctttctttcttgttaatttctaaTAAGATCAGTTGGGAGGAGAGGGCGCATCACAGATTCACTAGCTACTTATCAGAGATTGACTGAATACCTTAAacgaaaaattaatataagccctcgcaaaaaaaaaattttattcaaaaattctaagacattttttttttattattagggACACTTTTTTAATAGTAAACATacatttttattcaaaattctaATGAACTgtctactcttttttttttttttttttttgttcttataatatataaacatttttaatagtaaaaaagaattatttaaatatttttcaataaaaaatgtTTTATTACGCACTTTTTACTATTTCtttctaaattaaattaaaactaatggaGTTAAACTTAGCCCGCCGTgcttaaaaaataaagagtaaacaACACTAGAAAAGCTAtggatatttttgttttgctgaTACTAGCAAAATGTTGGTAGCttccgatttttttttttccaatttagtGATGATGCTCTGATCTATCTCTTAAGGTCCGAGGCGTTTCGATTTCATCCCTAATTAGACATTTAACCTTTTTCAATACTAATATATTTATTTCATTGCGTAACTTATATAtttacttttaaaatttaaattgaataaaagtaaataaaaattaaacaagggcatgattttatttatgtataaataaaatcatattTAGAAGTGggatcagaaaagaaaaaacacattTCCCGTAAAAGAATAGAAAAGCGACAAAATAAATTTGTGACTTAGTGGAAGACCTCATTCTGTAATTTAAATGCATACCCAGTTTCGACTGTGGATTTCATACCCGCCGGTCAACGGCGCACCCCAACTACCAACCAAATACCAAAGGTCTTATTATTATGTAGGGTATATTTACCAAATTACCAATTTACCAATACCAAGGAAAAGAAACAGGAGTGAGTAGAGAGCACCTCTTCTATTTGAAATGATATGATTACAGACATATACACTACACAGAATTTCAGATGAGCGTTCAAATTAGTATCTAACTATGTATATACCCTACCAACGGAACGgaataaatgaatgaatgaatgatccTTCCTTCCGTACATAAATACAAATAGGATTATCGTCGTCCTATGCATATGCGAATGTGAATACGAATGCATGACATCAAAAGAATGTGTATTTCGTGCGCCACGCACACCTGTTTGTTTGTATGCATGATGTATCTCCCTCCACTTGTCTTACTTACCTAATTCACAAGTAACCTGCAATGCTGCAAAGGACTGATATATATTAGACCCATTTGAATAAACCATCAGTTTCAATTTGTGATGACTTACCAAGCGAACCATGCCATCACGCACATCTTTGGCTCTAATTTTATGGCCCAATCAATATGATATTGTCCCTCAAGACATCCGAGTACGGCAAAAGGGTTAGCAAATCCAATCCATTATGTACTAGTGTAGTACTAGTCCAGTAGTccctcattaaaaaaaaatgagttccTGTCCGTCGCCTAAGACACCTATCTAATACTTTATGAGAGCAGGTAAGGAAGCATGCATTTCACCCAAACATTGAAAGATCCAATTTAACAGCTGTTCTCTCGGTAGCTCTAGAAGAAGTTCCGCCTGCAACACACGAGACACAACCAACATGATGATATCCCGTGTCAAAATCAACAGACTTTTCTTTTCCGATACTCAGCTCACTGTCAAAACGTAAagaaaatttattcatatttcatGATATGAGATTACCTTGATCTGGTCACCCTCAAAAACCATAGAGTTTCGGTAAACATCAGAGGCCATTGATTCTGCAATCAGCTTGAAGACCTTTTTATTCATACAGGTTTTCATAAAAAAACATCTTTCCTGAAGCATAAATCTTCCTAATTCCCAGATCTGCTGCCATCCTCCTCACATAAAGCTTCTCTAAAAGAAGCTCCATGGAGTGTGGCTCCTTTCCATAATGCCGGTGCAAATTCTCAGCATAATGCATCAAACTCCAGATATCGTTCTCAGCAGCTTTCTCGGCTGCATGAATTATCTCCATGGGATTCTCCAGATAATTTATGTATTCAGAGGGGAGATGAGGATTTATATTTAAATCAATCTGAAATGTACATAAAACACACCCATCAAATACCAATATGCATGCATGTTCGCATCCCAATCTCTCCTAGGAATTAAAATAGGATGTGTCGAAATTAATCAGCTTCTATCTTTGTTCAAGTATTTATTTTAAGATGCTGAAAGTGATGGTAAAAACACCTCAACGGACACATAAGGAACTAAAACTACACGGTGTTCATCAACCTGGCATCAAACAAGCAAAACAGCAAGTTTTGTGTTAACAATTAATAacacttcaaaatttcaaactctAGACATTGAGTGGGCCTAACGAATTAAACAGTTACTACATGTGTGTGttgtcagagagagagagagagggagaggaacCATTTTAGACATTAAAACCATTTTGAAACACTGTCATCTCATACATTAATATGTTATGCAGTTAGAGTAGTAATAGTagtaataattattattattataatagtaATAATTATAATAGCCAAAATTGCACGTAAAATGGAAGCAAGaagtaaaagattaaaaattggaTCATGAACAAGAGTAAAGCTTGGATAGGCTCTCAAAGAGCATTTCAAAGAAGAGATCAATGCCAACATTTCCAACATCCCCTGTTTGTTGCTCACCAAATATGGTACCAAAGCCTCTGATTCCCATGTCCTTCTCTGCAAGTTGGAAACCTTGCCCAAGTTCACAGCATTCCTCCAGAGCTGCAAGTCGCTCCTAGAGCATGACCACAATGTTGCTACTTTAACACTCCAAAGTAATCACAGGCAAGTATACCTAGAGCAAAGTAGCTAATGGATTTTAAACTGTATCTAAAATCACATGCAATTGTGAAAACAAGTGCTAAATATCATGAAGGGTAACACAAGTAGTTACAAAAACTGTATACAGCATATTCTATAAGGGACAAGAAGTACCAGTGCTTGATCAGTTAGTAGTGACTCCTCCAGATAGAACAAGTATGCATAAGCTTCCTTATCTGCCTGGCCTACCCTTCCCCGCAACTATTACCATTTATTCATTTaacgaaagaaaaagaacaaaaaataacacAGTAAGTAAAATGGATAAGGAGTTGGAAAAGCTCAGGTACCATTACGTTCTCCTGTTTAATAAatgaaaagcacttaaaataaccaaaataacaatTTCAAATGTTAGTCTTCCGTATATGTTGGACCATTTGAGAcgtatatatataaagaaagaagaaagaataagACCTGATACAACTGCGCTAAGCCAAATTGTTGAACA from Pyrus communis chromosome 7, drPyrComm1.1, whole genome shotgun sequence encodes the following:
- the LOC137739441 gene encoding uncharacterized protein translates to MAALVYQILSSSALVSLGLYHMVATTRNYLKSPQSYAAKPYHPFPLSSSSSNLNPPHHRLRYLQLYAIIACLLVAVVHQTLTSFDADPLLKGRTPVHRFTSLQSAASLFLFLLLTLAVLLSEWAPSVLPLPSDLVFGLAAALFYLQSLVSWGAASVQMSDLQAKCDSVSGRITAVASGLCVVLACQPRVFVADVGLGAVMCLQGLWVLQTGLSLYVEAFIPEGCHKLLDVVIGVEGSTKCDLDESRYRAVAILDLVFLVHVMFVLLIVMVAYAVVAKFVGIRRLGSYEVLPNAAPSSDHNNHIQMKALSGTQA
- the LOC137740390 gene encoding syntaxin-22-like, encoding MSFQDVQSGGGGRGRKASASPPQAVAAGIFQINTAVGTFRRMVDAIGTAKDTSDHRQKLHNTRQRILELVKETSAKLKSLTQSDRQSNVNPSKQIEDAKLARDFQTTLQEFQKVQQLASERESTYMPSLPTSAASASASGEYLEPSSSSTRDQHRQPFLQDQKRQELLLLDNEVAFNEAIIEEREQGIRDIEAQIGEASEIFKDLAVLVHEQGVVIDDIQSNIDNSSSATTQARVQLAKASKGVKFRCSWCWWVLAVLVVVVVIVVIILII